Proteins encoded within one genomic window of Glycine soja cultivar W05 chromosome 1, ASM419377v2, whole genome shotgun sequence:
- the LOC114415376 gene encoding heme-binding protein 1-like: MGLVFGKITVETAKYEVIKSTSEYEIRKYAPSVVAEVTYDPSQFKGNKDGGFMILANYIGAVGKPQNTKPEKIAMTAPVITKDSVGGGGSDGEKIAMTAPVVTKEGGGEGEEGKRNKMVTMQFVLPAVYGKAEEAPKPTDERVVIREEGLRKYGVVKFGGVASEQVVRERVEKLRESLEKDGFKVVGDFLLGRYNPPWTIPAFRTNEVMIPVE, encoded by the coding sequence ATGGGTTTAGTCTTTGGAAAAATAACCGTTGAGACAGCAAAATATGAAGTGATCAAATCCACAAGTGAGTACGAAATCCGTAAGTATGCACCATCAGTAGTGGCTGAAGTCACATATGACCCTTCACAGTTCAAGGGAAACAAAGATGGTGGCTTTATGATTTTGGCCAATTACATTGGCGCTGTGGGGAAGCCCCAGAACACCAAGCCTGAAAAGATTGCCATGACTGCACCGGTCATAACAAAGGACAgtgttggtggtggtggcagTGATGGTGAGAAGATTGCTATGACCGCTCCAGTTGTGACGAAGGAGGGTGGCGGTGAAGGTGAAGAAGGGAAGAGGAACAAGATGGTGACTATGCAGTTTGTTTTGCCTGCTGTGTATGGGAAGGCCGAGGAGGCGCCTAAGCCGACCGATGAGAGGGTTGTGATCAGAGAAGAGGGTTTGAGGAAGTATGGGGTGGTGAAGTTCGGAGGAGTGGCGTCGGAGCAGGTGGTGAGGGAGAGGGTGGAGAAGCTGAGGGAGAGTTTGGAGAAAGATGGGTTTAAGGTTGTTGGAGATTTCTTGTTGGGGAGGTACAACCCTCCTTGGACAATTCCTGCGTTCAGGACCAACGAGGTTATGATCCCAGTCGAATGA
- the LOC114415384 gene encoding protein transport protein yos1-like isoform X2: protein MTLRRVLGLSSRDFFLNSGFSDSRPRRSLFFPSLKMGFWTLLEGFLLFANALAILNEDRFLARRGWTLAEMTGPQRNSLKGQVIGLIYACQFLRLPLILFNVITIIVKLFSG, encoded by the exons ATGACTCTTCGGAGAGTCCTAGGATTGTCTTCTAGAGATTTCTTTCTTAATAGCGGGTTTTCAGACTCGAGACCTCGCAGGTCGTTGTTTTTTCCTTCTCTG AAGATGGGGTTCTGGACTCTGCTAGAAGGTTTTCTGCTCTTTGCAAATGCATTGGCAATTTTGAATGAGGACCGGTTCCTTGCTCGAAGAGGATGGACATTGGCAGAAATGACAGGACCACAAAGGAATTCTCTTAAAGGGCAAGTAATAGGGCTTATATATGCCTGTCAATTCTTGAGACTTCCCCTTATTCTCTTCAATGTTATCACCATAATTGTGAAGCTGTTCTCTGGATAG
- the LOC114415384 gene encoding protein transport protein yos1-like isoform X1, which yields MTLRRVLGLSSRDFFLNSGFSDSRPRRSLFFPSLQKMGFWTLLEGFLLFANALAILNEDRFLARRGWTLAEMTGPQRNSLKGQVIGLIYACQFLRLPLILFNVITIIVKLFSG from the exons ATGACTCTTCGGAGAGTCCTAGGATTGTCTTCTAGAGATTTCTTTCTTAATAGCGGGTTTTCAGACTCGAGACCTCGCAGGTCGTTGTTTTTTCCTTCTCTG CAGAAGATGGGGTTCTGGACTCTGCTAGAAGGTTTTCTGCTCTTTGCAAATGCATTGGCAATTTTGAATGAGGACCGGTTCCTTGCTCGAAGAGGATGGACATTGGCAGAAATGACAGGACCACAAAGGAATTCTCTTAAAGGGCAAGTAATAGGGCTTATATATGCCTGTCAATTCTTGAGACTTCCCCTTATTCTCTTCAATGTTATCACCATAATTGTGAAGCTGTTCTCTGGATAG
- the LOC114415384 gene encoding immediate early response 3-interacting protein 1-like isoform X3, producing the protein MGFWTLLEGFLLFANALAILNEDRFLARRGWTLAEMTGPQRNSLKGQVIGLIYACQFLRLPLILFNVITIIVKLFSG; encoded by the coding sequence ATGGGGTTCTGGACTCTGCTAGAAGGTTTTCTGCTCTTTGCAAATGCATTGGCAATTTTGAATGAGGACCGGTTCCTTGCTCGAAGAGGATGGACATTGGCAGAAATGACAGGACCACAAAGGAATTCTCTTAAAGGGCAAGTAATAGGGCTTATATATGCCTGTCAATTCTTGAGACTTCCCCTTATTCTCTTCAATGTTATCACCATAATTGTGAAGCTGTTCTCTGGATAG